A stretch of Triticum aestivum cultivar Chinese Spring chromosome 1D, IWGSC CS RefSeq v2.1, whole genome shotgun sequence DNA encodes these proteins:
- the LOC123180853 gene encoding uncharacterized protein isoform X3, giving the protein MAALPPPPPSLEPEIGPDGLARDSPVLAYTEKVIAEEQLQLKKYIQENYSKIRDVEKELENLTLEVKLTAGPKKAALEHLRKKIEMSTERIRLAKVKEDEAKKAWEAAAQVVKEEEEAKQRLCDDLNRLVQESAASQYSRLEELKKRLECLNPIRASVDVSLSCTFSGL; this is encoded by the exons ATGGCTGCGCTGCCGCCACCTCCGCCGTCGCTGGAGCCGGAGATCGGCCCCGACGGCCTCGCCCGAGACTCCCCCGTCCTGGCCTACACTGAGAAG GTCATTGCGGAGGAGCAGCTGCAACTGAAGAA ATATATTCAGGAAAATTATTCCAAAATTCGGGATGTTGAGAAGGAGCTAGAGAATCTGACTCTAGAAGTTAAACTGACAGCTGGACCAAAGAAAGCAG CACTCGAGCATTTGAGGAAAAAGATTGAGATGTCAACTGAGAGAATACGTTTGGCTAAGGTGAAAGAGGACGAGGCAAAAAAG GCCTGGGAAGCTGCTGCACAAGTTGTTAAAGAGGAAGAGGAGGCTAAGCAGAGGCTATGTGATGATCTGAACCGGTTG GTTCAAGAGAGCGCGGCTTCACAATATTCGAGGTTAGAAGAGTTAAAGAAGCGTTTAGAATGTCTAAATCCCATCAGGGCTTCTGTCGATGTTTCT TTGAGTTGTACATTCTCGGGTTTATGA
- the LOC123180853 gene encoding uncharacterized protein isoform X1, protein MAALPPPPPSLEPEIGPDGLARDSPVLAYTEKVIAEEQLQLKKYIQENYSKIRDVEKELENLTLEVKLTAGPKKAALEHLRKKIEMSTERIRLAKVKEDEAKKAWEAAAQVVKEEEEAKQRLCDDLNRLVQESAASQYSRLEELKKRLECLNPIRASVDVSGINIVQQAATNSVPQQPTSQNLANAIAPASNIHKPATSGSQQQRTAEAERKQRSSNSGGRGRGGVMVLPKGRGSSGSGWTGAGFET, encoded by the exons ATGGCTGCGCTGCCGCCACCTCCGCCGTCGCTGGAGCCGGAGATCGGCCCCGACGGCCTCGCCCGAGACTCCCCCGTCCTGGCCTACACTGAGAAG GTCATTGCGGAGGAGCAGCTGCAACTGAAGAA ATATATTCAGGAAAATTATTCCAAAATTCGGGATGTTGAGAAGGAGCTAGAGAATCTGACTCTAGAAGTTAAACTGACAGCTGGACCAAAGAAAGCAG CACTCGAGCATTTGAGGAAAAAGATTGAGATGTCAACTGAGAGAATACGTTTGGCTAAGGTGAAAGAGGACGAGGCAAAAAAG GCCTGGGAAGCTGCTGCACAAGTTGTTAAAGAGGAAGAGGAGGCTAAGCAGAGGCTATGTGATGATCTGAACCGGTTG GTTCAAGAGAGCGCGGCTTCACAATATTCGAGGTTAGAAGAGTTAAAGAAGCGTTTAGAATGTCTAAATCCCATCAGGGCTTCTGTCGATGTTTCT GGTATCAACATTGTACAGCAGGCTGCCACAAATTCGGTACCTCAGCAACCCACTTCACAAAATCTAGCGAATGCAATTGCCCCTGCAAGCAATATCCACAAGCCCGCCACCAGCGGATCACAGCAACAAAGAACCGCTGAGGCGGAAAGGAAGCAGAGATCATCAAACtcgggaggaagagggagaggcgGTGTGATGGTCCTCCCCAAGGGAAGGGGAAGCTCTGGATCAGGATGGACAGGTGCTGGGTTTGAGACATGA
- the LOC123180853 gene encoding moesin isoform X2 → MAALPPPPPSLEPEIGPDGLARDSPVLAYTEKVIAEEQLQLKKYIQENYSKIRDVEKELENLTLEVKLTAGPKKAALEHLRKKIEMSTERIRLAKVKEDEAKKAWEAAAQVVKEEEEAKQRLCDDLNRLVQESAASQYSRLEELKKRLECLNPIRASVDVSQAATNSVPQQPTSQNLANAIAPASNIHKPATSGSQQQRTAEAERKQRSSNSGGRGRGGVMVLPKGRGSSGSGWTGAGFET, encoded by the exons ATGGCTGCGCTGCCGCCACCTCCGCCGTCGCTGGAGCCGGAGATCGGCCCCGACGGCCTCGCCCGAGACTCCCCCGTCCTGGCCTACACTGAGAAG GTCATTGCGGAGGAGCAGCTGCAACTGAAGAA ATATATTCAGGAAAATTATTCCAAAATTCGGGATGTTGAGAAGGAGCTAGAGAATCTGACTCTAGAAGTTAAACTGACAGCTGGACCAAAGAAAGCAG CACTCGAGCATTTGAGGAAAAAGATTGAGATGTCAACTGAGAGAATACGTTTGGCTAAGGTGAAAGAGGACGAGGCAAAAAAG GCCTGGGAAGCTGCTGCACAAGTTGTTAAAGAGGAAGAGGAGGCTAAGCAGAGGCTATGTGATGATCTGAACCGGTTG GTTCAAGAGAGCGCGGCTTCACAATATTCGAGGTTAGAAGAGTTAAAGAAGCGTTTAGAATGTCTAAATCCCATCAGGGCTTCTGTCGATGTTTCT CAGGCTGCCACAAATTCGGTACCTCAGCAACCCACTTCACAAAATCTAGCGAATGCAATTGCCCCTGCAAGCAATATCCACAAGCCCGCCACCAGCGGATCACAGCAACAAAGAACCGCTGAGGCGGAAAGGAAGCAGAGATCATCAAACtcgggaggaagagggagaggcgGTGTGATGGTCCTCCCCAAGGGAAGGGGAAGCTCTGGATCAGGATGGACAGGTGCTGGGTTTGAGACATGA